Sequence from the Rutidosis leptorrhynchoides isolate AG116_Rl617_1_P2 chromosome 3, CSIRO_AGI_Rlap_v1, whole genome shotgun sequence genome:
atcattcttagagaatcacttgcttatcatccttagtctagacacatcttattgcattgattgcatgattagtgtatagacaaaaattcatatcttagcatatctgctaattcatatcttagcgtatctgttattgtaaactttgcctgacattttctgtagattcctccgtaacttatgggattttagtattatatatgcatatgtaaattatgtattgcagggtactaatctacatcctataatctatttcttatcgaaaatccttcatctgatcgtacgagatgaatccctcaaccagttcgaattcctccgatttcgacagctattccgatatggattttcactcgaactccgaaagcagtgtgaccgaaatggatcaaccaaacagccatccccaattcatcctatgtgttcgtagtctactaaatcattggagacaagaagaaggtgatcctttccaccaaccaaattgccctcttggcgaagaacctgaagcacttaccggcgaacccattcgaaacatcattttcacactcatttccagagtatcttgccacgattatattctatcaaaaattctaaaccttattcattcgctcgtaccgaacaacaatcatcccggaataatagaagaagtcaacgaacttcgcgcccgagttgtagccttggaaaatatagtgcaaaacgtaccagcttcaacaacatcaccggcatcaacagtatcaccaatatcaataccagtaccaccaacaaaccaagcttcaacatcacatgtctcaacatctcattctgtacttcgagtataatcatcgttctacatgatgttctacatcatttatcttcgttcgacatggcaagtatgtaatctctaatgttttagagattatatatattcttgttctaacggtaaaccaaatgagtttaatatcatattgactcattaaatctatgattacatctgaagaaaatatttgtatatatattttcataaagattgtaattaaaaattctttcgtacaaactgttaatggtgaaaatattttaacgagtaggtaatacccgaggaatattcatatttcacattaataagttacactgtacattcttcgaacctgattcaacgatcatttactatcctatttacaaccaccgatatacgtatccgttcaccaaagaataactatttccattcaaattcaatttcatatttggattttgacctatcagaatccaacaagtggcataatgaagaaataatgaacacaataaaaattgattagaaacggactaattaacaatatgaaattttgttaagaaaccacgctaacaagatcctagctaactgtccctagataactattaattccgtattacattttattttatcgcaatttatttatcgcaatttatattctcgcaactttatttatcgtcatttaaatactgttattattCATATCTTTTAAAACTTTGGTTGTAGAAAGAATTAATGCAGAAGTTGAAATGGCATCTCACGACGAAGCAGACAAGATGTGGAATTGTCTAGCGTCCACCATTAGAGAAGTAGCCAAGGAAACCTTAGGTGTAGCAGTAGGAACTTCAAGGGGATGTAAGGCTGATAGAGAATCATGGTGGTATAGTGATGAGGTTCAAAGCAAAGTCGCGCTTAAGCAACTAAGGTTCAGGGAGCTCATCACTTGCCAGGAGGGGACTCCGACGGATAGAACTAGGTTTGAAGAAAGATATAAAGAAGCCAAAAATGAAGCTAAGAAGGCTGTTGCCCGTGCAAAATAAAAGGCATATGAAGATCTGTATAGCAAGCTGGATTCTAAAGAGGGAGCAAATGATATCTACAGGATAGCCAAAGCACGGGAGCGAAGGTGCAGGGATCTAGATAACATTAAGTTTATCAAAAATGAAGTTGGTCAAACTCTAGTAAAGGACGAtgaaattaggaaaagatgggaagggtaTTTCGCATCTCTTTTCGTCGAGGGCAGACCCGAGCATCATGGAGATCTGCAAGACCGTGATATAGAACAATCTCAGAACAACATGGATTATGAGAGGATCAACCAAGAGGAAGTAAGATCGGCACTACGTAAAATAGGGAGAAATAAAGCTGTGGGACCGGACCAGATCCCCATTGAGGCGTGGCGGTGCCTTGGTGACGATGGTGTTAGGTGGTTGACTTGCATTTTCAACAAGACGTTTCGAAGCTCTaaaatgcctatggaatggagactgaGTGAGACTATTCCCATCTATAAGAACAAGGGGGATGCTCAAGTTTGCagtaactatagaggcataaaattactttgccatactatgaagctttgggagagagtgattgagactagacttaGACGCGAAACGAACGTGTCAgagaaccaatttggtttcatgccagggcgctcttcgatagaggcaattcatattattaggaaccttatggagaggtatagagaaaagcaaaagaacTTAGAGATGGTTTTCTTAGACCTGGAAAAGGCTTACGATTGTGTCCCACGAAACTTAATCTGGAAGACCCTATATGATAGAAGTATCTCGAGTACATATATTAGTGCTATCAGGGATATGTACGAAGGGGCGAAGTCCTGTGTTAGAACGCTGGTGGGGAATACTGAAGTTTTTCCTATAGAAGTAGGTCTGcatcagggatcggcccttagcccttttcttttcgctttgatccttgacaagctttctcgagggatacaagagtgtatcccttggtgcttgatttttgccgatgatattgtcCTTGTGTCTGAATCTAAGGAGGAGCTTAACAGAAGACTGGAGCAATGGAGGGTGGCCTTAGAAAGTAACGGTCTACAAattagtagacaaaagacggaatatctttGATGTGATTTCAATGGGAATGATGATGAACAAGATGATGGAGTGAACATCTGTATTGGAGACCAAATCTTGCACCCACAAACCTCGTTTAGATACCTAGGCTCGATGCTCCACAAATCAGGTAGGATAGATGAAGACGTGTCGCACCGTATAAAAGTAGGGTGGGTGAAGTAGAGAGCAGCGACTGGAgtcttatgcgacaagaagatcccccttaagctgaaagggaaattcttcaaggtggcaattagacctgccatgttatacggatcagagtgttggccaatgataAAGGCGCAAGAGAGAAGCatggaggtggcagagatgaggatgcttaggtggacatgcggtaaaaccatgttggatatgattccaaatagtgttttcagggagaacctgaaagttggaagcatcatcgacaagctaagaaaAGAACGGCTctgatggtttgggcatgtgaggagGTGACCTCTTACCGCTCCTgttaggagagtcgaggcactcacggttgatggtgtaaggagaaggggtagacctactcgtaggtgggaggataaaataaagctcgacttgaaggagcttttattgaccgaggacatgacctctgataggaatgcgtggaggactagaattagaataAACGAGCAGGTTTGGTATGTTGGTGTGTTCGTGGGtctgtgtgaaatgtcccgttcttattgattaaaaactttccatattaattgatttcgttgcgaggttttgacctctatatgagacgtttttttaaagactgcattcatttttaaaacaaaccataacctttatttcataaataaaggtttaaaaagctttacgtagattatcaaataaggataatctaaaatatcctgtttacacacgaccattacataatggtttacaatacaaatatgttacatcgaaatcagtttcttgaatgcagtttttacacaatatcatacagacatggactccaaatcttgtccttattttagtatgcaacagcggaagctcttagtattcacctgagaataaacatgctttaaacgtcaacaaaaatgttggtgattataggtttaacctatatatatcaaatcgtaacaatagaccacaagatttcatatttcaatacacatcccatacatagagataaaaatcattcatatggtgaacacctggtaaccgacattaacaagatgcatatataagaataaccccatcattccgggacacccttcggatatgatataaatttcgaagtactaaagcatccggtactttggatggggtttgttaggcctaatagatctatctttaggattcgcgtcaattagggtgtctgttccctaattcttagattaccagacttaataaaaaggggcatattcgatttcgataattcaaccatagaatgtagtttcacgtacttgtgtctattttgtaaatcatttataaaacctacatgtattctcatcccaaaaatattagattttaaaagtgggactataactcactttcacagaattttacttcgtcgggaagtaagacttggccactggttgattcacgaacctataacaatatatacatatatatcaaagtatgttcaaaatatatttacaatacttttaatacatttttatgttttaagtttattaagtcagctgtcctcgttactaacctacaactaggtgtccacagttagatgtacagaaataaatcaataaatattatcttgaatcaatccacgacccagtgtatacatatctcagtattgatcacaactcaaactatatatatattttggaatcaacctcaaccctgtatagctaactccaacattcacatatagagtttctatggttgttccgcaatatatatatatatagatgggttgacatgataggtcgaaacattgtatacgtgtctatggtatctcaaggctacataatatataatataagttgattaggttatggttggaatagatttattactaactttcacataggtaaaatgagtagtttttatcaatcttgttttactcgccatttcttcgtttctaatccgttttgagtgattccagtggccacgatttcgtattgaacttaactttatgaatctaaatagaaaatgtatatgtttatagtcaaaaatacaagttacaagtcgttcttgaaagaggtagtcatttttgtcgaaagaacgacatcttgatgaccattttgaaaaacatactttcactttgagtttaaccatgatttttggatatagtttcatgttcataagaaaaataatttttccagaagtatagcttttaaatcaaagttcttcttagcttttaattatcccaaccaaaacagcccccggttttactacgacggcgtatatccagttttatggtgtttatcgtgttttcgtgttttaaatcattaagttagcatatcatatagatatagaacatgtgtttagttgattttaaaagtctagttataaggattaactttatttgcgaacaagtttagaattaactaaactatgttctagtgattacaagtttataacgttgaataagacagctttttatgtatgaatcgaatgatgttatgaatatcattactacctcaagttccttggataaacctactagaaattagaaaaatggatctagcttcaaaggatccttggatggcatgaaagttcttgaagcagaatcatgacacgaaaacaagattgttatagttatagaaattgaattaaagtttgaatatgattccttgtattagaaagataacctactgtaagtaacaaaggtttcttgatcttggatgattacttggaatggatttagaaaaattggaagtaaacttgcaatcttggaagtattcttgattttatgaaactagaacttttggaatttatgaagaacacttagaacttgaagatagaacttgagagagatcaattagatgaagaaaattgaagaatgaaagtgtttgtaggtgtttttggtcgttggtgtatggattagatataaaggatatgtaattttgttttcatgtaaataagtcatgaatgattactcatatttttgtaattttatgagatatttcatgctagttgcaaaagatggttcccacatgcgttaggtgactcacatgggctgctaagagctaatcattggagtgtatataccaatagtacatacatctaaaagatgtgtattgtacgagtacgaatacgggtgcatacgactagatttgttgatgaaactgaacgaggatgtaattgtaagcatttttgttaagtagaagtattttgataagtgtcttgaagtctttcaaaagtgtatgaatacatattaaaacactacttgtatatacattttaactgagtcgttaagtcatcgttagtcgttacatgtaaatgttgttttgaaacctttaggttaacgatcttgttaaatgttgttaacccattgtttattatatcaaatgagatgttaaattgttttattatcatgatattatgatatataaaatatcttagtatgatatttatacagttaaatgttgttacaacgataatcgttacatatatgtctcgtttcgaaatcattaagtcagtagtcttatttttacatatgtagttcattgttaatacacttaatgatatatttacttatcatttaacataattaaccaagtgtatcaatatcttattatgattcatatgtacctagtaagacgttataacgataatcgttatatatatcgttttcgagtttcttaatttaatagtctcatttttatgtatataactcattgttaaaatacctaatgagatacatacttataataaaatcatgttaactatatatataaccatatatatgtcatcgtatagtttttacaagttttaacgttcgtgaatcaccggtcaacttgggtggtcatttgtctatatgaaacctattccaattaatcaagtcttaataagtttgattgcttaacatgttggaaacacttaatcatgtaaatatcaatttcatttaatatatataaacatggaaaagttcgggtcactacagtacctacccgttaaataaatttcgtcccgaaattttaaactgttgaaagtgttgacgaatcttctggaaatagatgcgggtatttcttcttcatctgatattcatgctcccaggtgaactcgggtcctctacgagcattcc
This genomic interval carries:
- the LOC139900989 gene encoding uncharacterized protein encodes the protein MASHDEADKMWNCLASTIREVAKETLGVAVGTSRGCKADRESWWYSDEVQSKVALKQLRFRELITCQEGTPTDRTSKLDSKEGANDIYRIAKARERRCRDLDNIKFIKNEVGQTLVKDDEIRKRWEGYFASLFVEGRPEHHGDLQDRDIEQSQNNMDYERINQEEVRSALRKIGRNKAVGPDQIPIEAWRCLGDDGVRWLTCIFNKTFRSSKMPMEWRLSETIPIYKNKGDAQEELNRRLEQWRVALESNGLQISRQKTEYL